Proteins co-encoded in one Rhodococcus sp. PAMC28707 genomic window:
- the yhjD gene encoding inner membrane protein YhjD produces MIVVPDFTAILQQRRDKWPWLDHTVRAAQRYQAQMGDYYAAGMTYFSVLALFPLLMVAFAIAGFVLVGHPEWLNSISTQISESIPGSLGETVNSLIESAIESRASVGIIGLLGALYAGLGWVAKLRAALTAMWESQREQDGFVATKLKDLAALFGLGLAIVVSLGLSALNGGSVMRSLLEFFKLDSVPGVGIFLRVVSVLLALIATWGLFTWVISRLPREPVPFRSALMGGLLAAIGFEIFKQIAAIYLASVTSGPAGVVFGPIIGLLVFVFTTSRFVLFATAFSATTSESMAMAFVPPPDSAVITTRVEVSDGPSLKGGIALVGAGALAAIGLTGLLGRRK; encoded by the coding sequence GTGATTGTCGTTCCCGACTTCACAGCGATACTGCAGCAACGCCGGGACAAGTGGCCGTGGCTCGACCATACGGTCAGGGCCGCACAGCGTTATCAGGCACAAATGGGCGACTACTACGCCGCCGGAATGACGTACTTCAGTGTGCTTGCGCTGTTCCCGCTGCTCATGGTGGCGTTCGCGATAGCTGGCTTCGTCCTCGTGGGGCACCCGGAGTGGCTGAACAGCATCAGTACTCAGATATCGGAGAGTATCCCCGGCAGCTTGGGCGAGACCGTCAATTCGCTCATCGAGTCAGCCATCGAGTCACGGGCAAGCGTCGGCATCATCGGTCTTTTGGGCGCGTTGTATGCGGGGCTGGGTTGGGTGGCGAAGCTTCGAGCTGCGCTGACTGCGATGTGGGAGAGTCAACGCGAGCAGGACGGTTTCGTCGCGACCAAGTTGAAAGATCTGGCGGCGCTCTTCGGTCTCGGTCTGGCTATCGTCGTTTCGCTCGGCTTGTCGGCGCTCAATGGCGGGTCGGTGATGCGGAGCCTACTCGAGTTCTTCAAGCTCGATAGTGTGCCGGGTGTCGGAATCTTCCTACGGGTCGTGTCGGTGCTGTTGGCGCTCATTGCGACGTGGGGCCTGTTCACCTGGGTGATCTCGCGTCTGCCACGGGAGCCGGTGCCGTTTCGTAGCGCCTTGATGGGCGGGCTGCTGGCTGCCATCGGTTTCGAGATCTTCAAGCAGATAGCGGCCATCTATTTGGCATCGGTGACCAGCGGGCCTGCCGGTGTGGTGTTCGGTCCCATCATCGGTTTACTCGTATTCGTCTTCACGACTTCACGGTTCGTGCTGTTCGCGACAGCTTTCTCGGCGACCACGAGTGAAAGCATGGCTATGGCATTCGTGCCGCCGCCTGACTCGGCGGTCATCACCACCCGCGTCGAGGTCAGCGACGGCCCGTCCCTCAAAGGCGGCATCGCCCTCGTCGGTGCGGGAGCACTCGCTGCGATAGGACTTACCGGGTTGCTCGGCCGTCGTAAATGA
- a CDS encoding exodeoxyribonuclease III, with amino-acid sequence MPITVSTVNVNGIRAATRKGMLPWLEATDADVICLQETRANDGELTKALAPALDGGWHLASAEPSIKGRNGVAILSRTAPDAVRVGIGAEEFAESGRYIEADFADVTVASLYLPSGEVGTERQDEKERFMAVFAKYLAETATSAIAEDRDVVVCGDWNIAPTELDIKAWKTNRKKSGFLPEEREWVAALLAPTSPWTDVVRELNPEVEGPYSWWSYRGKAFDNDAGWRIDYQLATPSLAERTKDAVTERAEAYDQRWSDHAPVTVRYR; translated from the coding sequence GTGCCTATCACCGTATCCACAGTCAACGTCAACGGAATTCGTGCTGCCACGCGTAAAGGAATGCTCCCGTGGTTGGAGGCGACCGACGCCGACGTGATCTGCCTGCAGGAGACCCGTGCGAACGACGGCGAGTTGACCAAGGCGCTGGCCCCGGCACTGGACGGCGGCTGGCATCTGGCGTCGGCTGAGCCGTCGATCAAAGGCCGTAATGGTGTTGCCATTCTCTCGCGTACCGCTCCGGACGCCGTTCGCGTTGGGATCGGCGCAGAGGAGTTTGCAGAGTCCGGCCGCTACATCGAGGCGGATTTTGCCGATGTGACGGTGGCCAGTCTGTATCTGCCGTCCGGTGAGGTCGGAACCGAGCGCCAGGATGAAAAGGAACGTTTCATGGCGGTCTTCGCGAAATATCTCGCGGAGACGGCGACGTCCGCGATCGCCGAGGACCGTGATGTCGTCGTGTGCGGAGACTGGAATATCGCGCCCACCGAACTCGATATCAAAGCGTGGAAGACCAACCGGAAGAAATCCGGATTTTTACCTGAAGAGCGCGAGTGGGTGGCCGCACTCCTTGCCCCGACGTCCCCGTGGACCGACGTCGTGCGCGAGCTCAACCCGGAGGTCGAGGGCCCGTACAGCTGGTGGTCGTATCGCGGCAAGGCCTTCGACAACGACGCGGGCTGGCGAATCGACTACCAGTTGGCCACGCCGTCACTGGCCGAGCGCACCAAAGACGCCGTCACCGAACGCGCCGAAGCATACGACCAGCGTTGGTCCGACCACGCCCCGGTCACCGTTCGCTACCGCTAG
- a CDS encoding D-alanyl-D-alanine carboxypeptidase family protein has translation MRTILRVTAALATTAALFVASSPALAQPAAEPPAVTTPPFTTPNTDDCPFATSPPPAIDLSEVPTPGETVPAPRPVPADPVGGSQLSRCGTITPDDAPPLPADISATGWVLSDLDSGDVIAAKDPHGRYRPASTIKILLALVALDELDLSKVVVATAEDANAEGSAVGIGKDGVYSNFQLMQGLVMASGNDAAHALATQLGGDAAAVEKMNALAESLGALDTHTATPSGLDAPGMSSSAYDLALFFRAALENPTFAALISTETVQFPGFPKDPSIPDDQDRPGFILSNDNQLLYNYEGALGGKTGYTDDARQTFVGGAQKDGRRLAVTIMKGDVLPIRPWEQAARLLDYGFALPSGTSVGTLVEPESVGDVTSTRATAPVPALAAPPADGGSIARASALETSGDTAVRVGIGAIGLLVVLGLMLGARQLNRRR, from the coding sequence ATGAGAACGATCCTCCGGGTGACCGCTGCCCTCGCCACGACCGCTGCCCTGTTCGTCGCGAGCAGCCCTGCCCTCGCGCAGCCTGCCGCCGAGCCTCCGGCCGTGACGACTCCACCGTTCACGACGCCGAACACCGACGACTGCCCGTTCGCCACGTCACCGCCTCCGGCAATCGACCTCTCCGAGGTACCGACGCCAGGCGAGACTGTTCCCGCCCCACGACCCGTCCCTGCCGACCCGGTCGGTGGCTCACAGCTGAGCCGATGTGGCACCATCACCCCGGACGACGCTCCTCCGCTTCCAGCCGACATTTCTGCAACCGGGTGGGTGCTCTCGGATCTCGATTCCGGCGACGTCATCGCCGCGAAGGACCCACACGGCCGTTATCGGCCCGCGAGCACCATCAAAATCCTGTTGGCATTGGTGGCGCTGGACGAACTCGACCTCAGCAAGGTCGTCGTCGCGACGGCAGAGGACGCTAATGCCGAAGGTAGCGCAGTCGGAATCGGCAAAGACGGCGTCTACAGCAACTTTCAGCTGATGCAGGGTCTCGTGATGGCTTCGGGAAATGACGCCGCCCACGCTCTGGCGACCCAATTGGGTGGTGACGCCGCGGCGGTGGAGAAGATGAACGCGCTCGCCGAGTCGCTGGGCGCGCTGGACACGCACACTGCAACGCCGTCCGGCCTCGACGCACCAGGGATGTCCAGTTCTGCCTACGACCTCGCCTTGTTCTTCCGTGCCGCACTGGAAAATCCGACCTTCGCTGCGCTCATCTCGACCGAGACCGTTCAATTCCCAGGATTCCCCAAGGACCCCAGCATCCCGGATGATCAAGATCGCCCGGGTTTCATCCTGTCCAACGACAATCAACTTCTCTACAACTACGAAGGCGCTCTCGGCGGTAAGACCGGCTATACCGATGATGCTCGGCAAACGTTCGTCGGTGGTGCACAGAAGGACGGTAGAAGGCTGGCGGTGACGATCATGAAGGGCGACGTCTTACCCATCCGGCCCTGGGAGCAAGCAGCACGCCTGCTGGACTACGGATTTGCGCTTCCATCAGGGACGAGTGTCGGCACGCTGGTGGAGCCTGAGTCGGTCGGCGACGTCACGAGCACTCGAGCGACAGCCCCGGTCCCTGCGCTTGCAGCTCCGCCGGCGGATGGTGGGTCGATCGCCCGTGCGTCCGCTCTGGAAACGAGCGGCGACACGGCAGTCCGGGTTGGGATCGGTGCGATCGGACTACTCGTAGTGCTCGGGCTGATGCTGGGGGCGCGTCAACTCAACCGGCGCCGATGA
- the iolD gene encoding 3D-(3,5/4)-trihydroxycyclohexane-1,2-dione acylhydrolase (decyclizing), producing the protein MTVVPTVPIPANKCDNTEGTVHLTVSQAVVKFLVNQFVERDGHRTRFFAGAFGIFGHGNVAGLGQALLQAEIDAAEAGTESELPYVLGRNEQAMVHSAVAYARQKDRLQTWAVTASVGPGSTNMLTGAALATINRLPVLLLPADTFATRVSAPVLQELELPSSGDITVNDAFKPLSRYFDRLWRPEQLPSALLGAMRVLTDPVETGAATVAIPQDVAAEAFDWPESLFAPRTWHIRRPLPEPSVIARAAELIRTAERPLIVAGGGVVYSGATDALTAFCEQTGIAVGQSQAGKGSLRYDHPQSVGAIGSTGTTAANALATDADVVIGIGTRYSDFTSASRTAFNNPNVRFVNINVASMDSVKQGALSVVSDAREALEALTGALADYEVSSEYRTRTTSLNEEWNATVASAYRIDDPTAPLNQSQIIGLTNTMSGPSDVVVCAAGSMPGDLHKLWRVRDPKGYHVEYGYSCMGYEVAGGIGAKMAEPNRDVFVMVGDGSYLMMATELVTAVQEGVKIIVILVQNHGFASIGSLSESLGSQRFGTAYRYRDDRGGGVLPVDLAANAASLGVAVARVRNSAEFCDAIEAAKASDRTTVIHVETDPLVGSPDSESWWDVPVSATSTLESTRAAHAIYEKWKKIQRPFLRPSGN; encoded by the coding sequence ATGACCGTGGTGCCCACTGTGCCGATCCCCGCGAACAAGTGCGACAACACCGAAGGGACGGTTCATCTCACGGTGAGCCAGGCGGTGGTGAAGTTCCTGGTGAACCAGTTCGTCGAACGCGACGGCCACCGCACCAGATTCTTCGCAGGCGCGTTCGGCATTTTCGGGCACGGCAACGTCGCCGGCCTCGGGCAGGCATTGCTGCAAGCCGAGATCGATGCCGCCGAAGCCGGCACCGAATCGGAACTGCCCTACGTCCTCGGTCGAAACGAGCAGGCCATGGTGCACAGCGCCGTCGCCTACGCACGTCAGAAGGACCGGTTGCAGACGTGGGCCGTAACCGCCAGCGTCGGGCCGGGTTCGACCAACATGCTCACCGGGGCTGCTCTCGCGACGATCAATCGATTGCCTGTATTGCTGCTCCCCGCAGACACTTTCGCGACGCGGGTCAGCGCGCCGGTACTGCAGGAGCTCGAACTCCCGTCCAGCGGTGACATCACCGTCAACGACGCATTCAAGCCACTGTCTCGATACTTCGACCGTCTCTGGCGACCGGAGCAGTTGCCGAGCGCACTGCTCGGCGCGATGCGGGTACTCACCGATCCGGTCGAGACAGGTGCAGCCACCGTTGCTATTCCTCAAGACGTTGCGGCCGAGGCGTTCGATTGGCCCGAGTCACTTTTTGCGCCGCGCACCTGGCACATCCGACGACCGTTACCGGAACCGTCGGTCATCGCCCGAGCCGCCGAGCTGATCCGCACGGCCGAGAGACCGTTGATCGTGGCCGGTGGCGGCGTCGTCTACTCCGGTGCTACCGACGCGCTCACTGCGTTTTGTGAGCAGACCGGTATCGCGGTGGGTCAGAGCCAAGCAGGCAAGGGATCGTTGCGGTACGACCATCCACAGTCGGTCGGCGCTATCGGGTCCACCGGCACGACTGCCGCCAACGCATTGGCTACCGACGCTGACGTGGTCATCGGAATCGGCACGCGGTACAGCGATTTCACGAGCGCGTCGCGGACCGCATTCAACAATCCGAATGTCCGCTTCGTCAACATCAACGTTGCGTCCATGGACTCGGTCAAACAGGGGGCACTCTCGGTGGTCTCCGACGCTCGCGAAGCACTCGAGGCCCTCACGGGCGCATTGGCCGACTACGAGGTGTCGAGCGAATATCGCACGCGAACAACGTCGTTGAACGAGGAATGGAACGCAACGGTCGCTTCGGCTTACCGGATCGACGATCCGACCGCACCGCTGAACCAGAGCCAGATCATCGGTCTGACGAACACGATGTCCGGGCCTTCGGATGTGGTCGTCTGTGCCGCGGGCTCGATGCCCGGCGATCTACACAAGCTCTGGCGCGTCCGGGACCCCAAGGGCTACCACGTCGAATATGGCTACTCGTGCATGGGCTACGAGGTCGCCGGCGGCATCGGAGCCAAAATGGCCGAGCCGAACCGCGACGTCTTCGTCATGGTCGGCGACGGTTCGTACCTGATGATGGCAACCGAGTTGGTCACCGCCGTACAGGAAGGTGTCAAGATCATCGTAATCCTGGTGCAGAATCATGGGTTCGCGTCCATCGGTTCGTTGTCGGAATCGCTCGGCTCTCAGCGATTCGGGACCGCGTACCGCTATCGCGACGACCGGGGTGGCGGTGTCCTTCCGGTGGACCTCGCGGCAAACGCGGCAAGCTTGGGCGTCGCGGTGGCGCGCGTGCGGAACTCTGCCGAGTTCTGCGATGCGATAGAGGCCGCCAAGGCGAGCGATAGAACCACCGTCATCCACGTAGAGACCGACCCATTGGTCGGCTCCCCCGATTCCGAATCCTGGTGGGATGTTCCGGTCAGCGCCACTTCGACGCTCGAGTCGACTCGAGCCGCACATGCAATCTACGAGAAATGGAAGAAGATCCAGCGCCCTTTCCTCCGACCGTCAGGAAACTGA
- the trpS gene encoding tryptophan--tRNA ligase, which yields MSAPATTDTPQGPRQRVLSGIQPTADSFHLGNYLGAVRQWVALQDDYDAFYFIPDLHAITVPQDPKVLRQRTRIAAAQLLAVGIDPKRSTLFVQSQVPEHAQLAWVLNCITGFGEAGRMTQFKDKSAKQGRDQTTVGLFTYPVLMAADVLLYRPNLVPVGEDQRQHLELTRDLAQRFNTRFKKTFVVPDAHIIKGAAKIFDLQEPTAKMSKSGSNPAGIINMLDDPAVSAKKLRSAVTDNEREIAFDPEKKAGVSNLLVIQSALGGRSVDALVESYQGKGYGDLKSDTAEVLTEFVTPLKARVDGYMSDIAELDRILADGADRAREVASRTLAQVYDRVGFLTPRS from the coding sequence ATGTCTGCTCCCGCCACCACCGATACACCGCAAGGACCGCGACAGCGCGTCCTGTCCGGAATCCAGCCGACTGCCGATTCTTTCCACCTCGGCAACTACCTGGGGGCAGTACGTCAGTGGGTGGCGCTCCAAGACGATTACGACGCGTTCTACTTCATCCCGGATCTGCACGCCATCACCGTTCCACAGGACCCGAAGGTGTTGCGTCAGCGGACTCGGATTGCTGCTGCGCAACTGTTGGCTGTGGGTATCGATCCGAAGCGATCCACCTTGTTCGTGCAAAGTCAGGTGCCCGAGCACGCTCAGCTCGCGTGGGTCCTCAATTGCATCACCGGGTTCGGTGAAGCCGGCCGCATGACGCAGTTCAAGGACAAGTCCGCCAAGCAGGGACGTGATCAGACGACTGTCGGGTTGTTCACGTATCCGGTTCTCATGGCAGCCGACGTTCTGCTCTACCGACCCAATCTCGTTCCGGTAGGGGAGGATCAGCGTCAACACCTCGAACTGACGAGAGATCTGGCACAGCGTTTCAACACGCGATTCAAGAAGACGTTCGTGGTGCCGGATGCTCACATCATCAAGGGCGCTGCCAAGATCTTCGACTTGCAGGAACCGACGGCCAAGATGAGCAAGTCCGGTTCCAATCCTGCGGGCATCATCAACATGCTCGACGACCCGGCTGTGTCGGCGAAGAAGCTTCGTTCGGCAGTCACCGACAACGAGCGCGAGATCGCGTTCGACCCGGAGAAGAAGGCCGGCGTGAGCAATTTGCTGGTCATTCAGTCGGCGCTGGGAGGCCGATCCGTGGACGCTCTCGTGGAGAGTTACCAGGGCAAGGGCTACGGCGACCTGAAGTCGGATACGGCAGAAGTGCTCACCGAGTTCGTCACGCCGCTTAAAGCCCGGGTCGATGGGTATATGTCCGATATTGCCGAACTGGACCGTATTCTCGCAGACGGCGCGGATCGGGCCAGGGAGGTAGCTTCACGGACATTGGCTCAGGTGTACGACCGCGTGGGGTTCCTGACTCCGCGCTCGTAA